The DNA region CCGGCCGCCGCCGAGGCCGAGGCGCTTCGCGTCGAGCTGTGGGGCGATACCATCGAGAAGCTCTCCACCCTCGACCCTCTCCGCGGTGTCGCCACCGGCGCGGTGTCGGGGGCGCGCATCTATCCCGCCAGCCACTACGTCACCCCCGCCGACCAGACCGAGCGCGCGATCGCGGGCATCCTCGAGGAACTGGGGGAACGGCTGCGGTTCCTCAAGGCCCGGGGCAAGCTCCTGGAGGCCCAACGGCTCGAGCAGCGCACGCTGTTCGACATGGAGATGCTGCGCGAGATCGGCTATTGCCACGGCATCGAGAACTACTCGCGGCACCTGTCGGGCCGGAAGCCGGGCCAGAACCCGCCCACCCTCATGGACTACCTGCCCAAGAATGCCCTCGTGATCATCGACGAATCCCACGTGACGGTGCCCCAGATCCGCGGCATGTACCCGGGCGACCGGTCGCGCAAGGAGGCCCTCGTCGAGTACGGGTTCCGGTTGCCTTCGGCCTTCGACAATCGACCGCTCACCTTTCAGGAGTTCGCCGCCCTCGTGCCCCAGACCCTGTACGTCTCCGCCACTCCGGGACCGTACGAGCTCAGGCTGGCGGGGGGACGACGCGCGGCGCCCGGTCAGCCGTGGCTGGGCGGGGCGGTGGCCGAGCAGATCATCCGCCCCACGGGACTCATGGACCCGAAGATCACGGTGCGGCCCGCGGGCGTCCAGGTCGACGACCTGATGGCCGAGGTGCGGGCGCGGGCCGAGCACGACGAGCGGGTCCTCATCACCACCCTGACCAAGCGAATGGCCGAGGACCTGACCGAGTACTACCAGCAGAGTGGGTTGCGCGTACGATATCTGCACTCGGACATCGACACGCTCGACCGCGTGGCCATCATTCGCGAGCTCCGGCTCGGCAAGTACGACGCCCTCGTGGGCATCAATCTGCTGCGCGAGGGCCTCGACCTGCCCGAGGTCTCCCTCGTGGCCATTCTGGATGCCGACAAGGAGGGCTACCTCCGCTCGGCGACCTCCCTCATCCAGACGGCGGGGCGGGCGGCCCGGCACGTCAACGGCGAGGTCATCATGTACGCCGACACCGTCACCGGCTCCATGCAGGAGGCCATCGCCGAGACCGAGCGGCGTCGGTCGGTGCAGCGGCGGTACAATGAGGAGCACGGGATCACGCCCGAATCGGTCAAGCGGTCGCTGCGCGACCTCCTGGACAGCGTGCCCGAGCGCGACTACTACACGGTCGAGGTGCCCACCACGGCGGAGCCGACCTGGGAGAGTCCGGCGGCGCTCCAGGCCCACATCGTGGAGCTCGAGGGTGCCATGCGCGAGGCGGCCCGGCGGCTCGACTTCGAGCGGGCGGCCGAGCTCCGGGACCGGATCAAGGCCCTGCGCAAGGTCGACCTCGGCGTGCACTGAGGGTCTCCGCAAAGTGTTCGTGGTCAAGTGGACGCTGATATTCTTCGCCGTGCTCGCGGTGGCGCTGGTGGTGCTTTCCAAGCTGATCGCCTTTCTCAACCCGGCGAGGCGGGGGCGCGCCGGCGCGGTTGCGCTGCGGCGCTGGGGGGAGATGCTGACGTGGATGGTGCTGGTGCCGGCGCTGGTGGGCCTCGCCCTCCTCGCGGTGACCTTGTGGCTGGGCGCGTAGGGGCATCGGAGCTCGAGGACAAGCTCGACCGGCTGCCCGCCCGGCCCGGCGTCTACCTCTACAAGGACGCCAAGGGCCAGATCATTTACGTGGGGAAAGCCGCCTCCCTCAAGAGCCGCGTCCGCTCCTACTTCCAGGAGTCCCGCACGCCCGACGCGAAGACGGACGCCCTCGTCGCACAGATCCGCGACCTCGACTACATCGTCACCGGCAATGAGCTCGAGGCCCTCATCCTCGAGTCGAACCTCGTCAAGAAGCACCGGCCCCGCTACAACATCATCCTGCGGGACGACAAGCACTATCCGGTCCTCAAGCTCACCACCAACGAGGAGTACCCGCGGCTGGTGGTGGCCCGGCGCGTGCAGCAGGACGGCGCCGCCTACTTCGGGCCGTTCTACCCGGCCACGGCCATGCGGGAGACGCTCCGGCTCGTCCGCCAGCTCTTTCCCCTCCGGACCTGCCGGATCAAGATCGACGGCCAGCGATCGCGGCCGTGCCTGCAGTACTACATCCATCGCTGCAATGCGCCCTGCACGGGGTGGGAGAGCCGGGAAGGCTATGCGGGAACGGTGGCCGACGTCGAGCGTTTCCTCGAGGGGAAGAACGACGGGCTCGCTCAGGAGCTGACCACCCAGATGGAGACGGCGGCCGAGGAGCTCAAGTTCGAGCAGGCCGCGCGGCTGCGTGACCGCGTCCAGGCCCTGAACACGGTGCGGGAGCGGCAGAAGATCATCTCGACGGAGGACAGCGACCTGGACATCATCGGTGGCGTGCGTCAGGGGGCCGATGCCTGCGTCCAGCTCTTCTTCGTCCGCCGGGGCCGTCTCCTCGGGCGGGAATCCTTCTTCTTCGAGCGGCTGGGCGGGGAAGGCGAGGGCGAGCTCCTCTCCGCGTTCCTCCGCCAGTTCTACGCGCGCGAGGTGACGCCGCCGCCCGAGATCCTCCTCTCCGCCGATATTCCGGAGGCGGATCTGGTCATCGCGTGGCTGGCCAAGCGGCGGGCCGGTCGCGTCGAGCTCCTGGCCCCCCAGCGCGGGCGGAAGCGCGAGCTCGTGGGGATGGCGGAGGAGAACGCGGCGCTGGCCCTGCAGACGCACCTGCTCTCGCGGGGCAACCGGGTGCAGGCCGTGCTCGACGAGCTGCAGCGCGCCCTCAATCTGCCCGAGGCGCCGCACCGGATCGAGGCCTTCGACATCTCGACCTTCCAGGGCGGGGAGACGGTGGCCTCCATGGTGGTCTGGCAGGACGGGGAGATGAAGAAGGACGACTACAAGCGCTACCGCATCCGCACCGTGACAGGCACGGACGACTTCGCCGCCATGCACGAGGTGGTGACGCGCCGCTACGGCAAGGCCCTCGAGACCGACGGCGTGCTTCCGGACTTGGTCCTTCTCGATGGCGGCCGCGGCCAGCTGGGCGCGGGACTCAAGGCGCTCGAGGCGCTGGGTCTCGACTACCTGCCCATGGCCTCGCTGGCCAAGAGAGCCGAGGAGGTGTATACGCCGGACCGGCTCGAGCCCCTCGTCCTCGATCTGACCTCGCCCGCGCTCCAGGCGCTGCAGAAGGTCCGCGACGAGGCGCACCGCTTCGCCATTACGTATCACAAGAAATTGCGGACGCGGCGCACCATCAGCTCAGTGCTCGACCAGATCCCCGGGGTGGGGCCGACATTGAGAACGAGCCTGCTTCGCAGCCTGGGCTCGGCCCGCGCGGTACGCGAGGCCTCGGTCGCGCAGCTCGCCGCGGTGCCGAAGGTTTCGCCCAAGCTCGCCGAGCGCATCCACGACTTCTTCCACGCCACCCCTGGGCCTCCGGTGAATGAAGGGGAACCGGCGCCGTCAGATGGGGAACCCACCAGTTCGGATAGAGGTTAGAATGCCGACAGTCACGGAAAGGGGGTGAACACATGAGGAAAGTCCTGATAGCTCTTGCCCTGGTCGTCGCGACCGCCGGGGCGGCGCTGGCCAACCAGTGCCCGCTCCTGATCAAGCAGATCGAGGACGCGACCGCTGGCAAGACGGATGATGCGTCGAAGAAAGCTCAGGCCCTTGCCAAGGAAGCCAAGGCCCTTCATGACTCGGGCAAGCATGCCGAGTCGGTAGCCAAGGCCGACGAGGCCGCCAAGGCGATCAACCTGACCCTCACGAAGAAGAAGTAGCCCTCTCCATCCCCGGGGGCCGCCGGCCCCCGGGGGGCATTCTTGCGTCCCCCCAGCTAAGTGTGGTAAAAATCAGCCAGAATATGGCCACCGACGACCGCCAGGACCGCTATCCCTTCCGTGACATCGAGCCCAAGTGGCAGGGGGTCTGGGAGAAGAGCAAGCAGTTCCGGGTCACCGAGGATCCGGGCCGGCCCAAGTACTACTGCCTCGAGATGTTCCCCTATCCCTCGGGCCGGATTCACATGGGCCATGTCCGCGTCTACACGATCGGCGACCTCTTGGCCCGCTTCAAGCTCATGCGGGGCTTCAACGTCCTTCACCCCATGGGATGGGACGCCTTCGGTCTCCCGGCCGAGAACGCCGCCATCGACAACGGGGTCCAGCCCGCCGTGTGGACCCTCGAGAACATCGCCAACATGAAGACGCAGCTCGGCCGTCTCGGCATGTCCTATGACTGGGACCGGGAGCTCGCGACCTGTGATCCTTCCTACTATCGGTGGGAGCAGCTCATCTTCATCCGCATGTTCGAGCGCGGGCTGGCGTACAAGCAGCGCTCCAAGGTTAACTGGTGCCCGTCGTGCCAGACCATCCTCGCCAATGAGCAGGTGGAGGCGGGCCGCTGCTGGCGCTGCGATTCCGAGGTCGAGGCCAAGGAGATCGAGGGCTGGTTCTTCAAGATCACCGATTATGCCGAGGAGCTTTTGGACTGGTGCGACCGGCTGCCCGGGTGGCCCGAGCGGGTCCTGACCATGCAGCGCAACTGGATAGGCCGGAGCGAGGGCGCCGAGTTCGACCTGCCCGTCGTGGGACGTCCGGGCCTCGCCATCACGATCTTCACCACGCGTCCCGACACGGCCTTCGGCATGACCTATGCCGTGCTCGCTCCCGAGCATCCCCTCGTGGACGCCCTCGCGTCCGATGCGGAGGAGCGCGCGCGCCTCGCCGCCTTCAAGCAGGAGGTGGCCCGGGAGTCCGAGATCGAGCGCCTGGCCGCCGACCGGCCGAAGCGCGGGATGCGGCTGGCCGTGCGCGCGATCAACCCGTTCACGGGTGCGGAGATTCCGCTCTTTCTCGCCGACTATGTCCTGATGGGTTACGGCACCGGCGCCATCATGGCCGTGCCGGGAGAAGATCAGCGGGACTGGGACTTCGCCAAGCAGCACGGGCTCGACATCATCGCCACCGTCAAGCGCCCGGAAGGCTGGCAGGACAGCCAGGCTTATACGGGCGACGGCGTCAAGATCAACTCGGGCTTCCTCGATGGCATGCCCGTGGCGGAGGCCAAGCGCGCGGCCATCGACTGGCTCGTGGGCCAGAGCATCGGGCGCTCCAAGATCAACTACCGTCTCCGCGACTGGGGCATCAGCCGGCAGCGCTACTGGGGCGCGCCCATTCCCATTCTCTACTGCGAGAAATGCGGCATGGTGCCCGAGCGTGAGGAGAACCTGCCCGTTGTGCTGCCTCAGAACGTCCAGATCAGCGGAAAGGGCGGCTCCCCGCTCGCGGGAGTGGCGTCCTTCGTCAACGCGACCTGCCCGCGCTGCGGCGGCAAGGCCCGGCGCGACACCGACACCATGGACACCTTCGTGGATTCGTCCTGGTATTTCCTTCGGTACTGCTCGCCGCACTACGAGCAGGGCATGTTCGAGCGCGCCGCCGCCGAGTACTGGATGCCCGTGGACCTGTACATCGGGGGCATCGAGCACGCCGTGCTCCACCTCCTCTACGCGCGCTTCTTCACCAAGGTCCTCCGGGACCTCGATCTGATTGCCCTCGACGAGCCGTTCCGCGCCCTCCTGTCCCAGGGCATGGTCATCAAGGACGGCGCGAAGATGTCCAAGTCCAAGGGCAATGTCGTGGATCCCGACGACATGATCCGGCGCTTCGGCGCCGACGCCACCCGACTCTTCACGCTCTTCGCCGCCCCGCCCGAGCGGGATCTCGAGTGGACGGAGAGCGGCGTGGAGGGCGCCTCGCGCTTCCTCAACCGTCTCTGGCGCTTCGTCCACGCGCATCGCGACGAGATCAGCGCGGCGGGGCCTCCCGGACCGGGCCCGCTCTCGGAGGCGGGCCGCGCCTTCCGCCGGGTCATCCACCAGACGGTCGAGCGCGTCACCTTCGATATCGAGCGGGACTTCCACTTCAATACCGCCATCAGCGCCGTCATGGAGCTCGTCAACGCCCTCCACGACTTCGAGCGGGACTCGCTGGACCGCGTGGCCCGCGAGGAGCGGGCGGCCCTGCTGCGCGAGGCCGTCGACACCACGGTCCTCCTGCTGGGGCCGGTCTGCCCCCATGTCGGCGAGGAGCTCTGGACCATTCTCGGGCGCTCGGGCAGCCTGTTCACGCAGCGGTGGCCGGCGGCCGACCCCGGGGTGCTTCGCCGCGAGGCGGTGGAGATCGTCGTCCAGGTCGATGGCCGGGTGCGGACGCGTCTCACCGTCGAGGTCGGAGCGCCCGAGCAGAGCATCCGCGAGGCGGCGCTGGCCGAGGACAAGGTGCGTCCGTGGATAGACGGCCGGCAGGTCGCCAAGGTCGTGGTCGTGCCCGGGAGGCTGGTCAATATCGTGACCAGTTCATGAGTGGGCGCGACAGGCTTTCATGCGGTGGGGGGGTCTGGGGGAGGAGCGGCGCCGCTCCCCCCCAGATCCGGACAATACTCGCGCTGGTCGCTACGCTGTGTCTCGGAGGCTG from Candidatus Methylomirabilota bacterium includes:
- the uvrB gene encoding excinuclease ABC subunit UvrB, with product MSFRLSSEYAPAGDQPGAIERLASLVAEGHPHAVLLGITGSGKTFTLANVIRQLARPALVISPNKTLAAQLYGEFKSFFPDNAVEYFVSYYDYYQPEAYIPQSDTYIEKDALVNDEIDRMRHSATTSLFERRDVIVVASVSCIYGIGEPETYQGMHVGLEVGQTFERDALMRSLVAIQYERNDVDFRRGTFRVRGDVVEIFPAAAEAEALRVELWGDTIEKLSTLDPLRGVATGAVSGARIYPASHYVTPADQTERAIAGILEELGERLRFLKARGKLLEAQRLEQRTLFDMEMLREIGYCHGIENYSRHLSGRKPGQNPPTLMDYLPKNALVIIDESHVTVPQIRGMYPGDRSRKEALVEYGFRLPSAFDNRPLTFQEFAALVPQTLYVSATPGPYELRLAGGRRAAPGQPWLGGAVAEQIIRPTGLMDPKITVRPAGVQVDDLMAEVRARAEHDERVLITTLTKRMAEDLTEYYQQSGLRVRYLHSDIDTLDRVAIIRELRLGKYDALVGINLLREGLDLPEVSLVAILDADKEGYLRSATSLIQTAGRAARHVNGEVIMYADTVTGSMQEAIAETERRRSVQRRYNEEHGITPESVKRSLRDLLDSVPERDYYTVEVPTTAEPTWESPAALQAHIVELEGAMREAARRLDFERAAELRDRIKALRKVDLGVH
- the uvrC gene encoding excinuclease ABC subunit UvrC — protein: MAGRVGASELEDKLDRLPARPGVYLYKDAKGQIIYVGKAASLKSRVRSYFQESRTPDAKTDALVAQIRDLDYIVTGNELEALILESNLVKKHRPRYNIILRDDKHYPVLKLTTNEEYPRLVVARRVQQDGAAYFGPFYPATAMRETLRLVRQLFPLRTCRIKIDGQRSRPCLQYYIHRCNAPCTGWESREGYAGTVADVERFLEGKNDGLAQELTTQMETAAEELKFEQAARLRDRVQALNTVRERQKIISTEDSDLDIIGGVRQGADACVQLFFVRRGRLLGRESFFFERLGGEGEGELLSAFLRQFYAREVTPPPEILLSADIPEADLVIAWLAKRRAGRVELLAPQRGRKRELVGMAEENAALALQTHLLSRGNRVQAVLDELQRALNLPEAPHRIEAFDISTFQGGETVASMVVWQDGEMKKDDYKRYRIRTVTGTDDFAAMHEVVTRRYGKALETDGVLPDLVLLDGGRGQLGAGLKALEALGLDYLPMASLAKRAEEVYTPDRLEPLVLDLTSPALQALQKVRDEAHRFAITYHKKLRTRRTISSVLDQIPGVGPTLRTSLLRSLGSARAVREASVAQLAAVPKVSPKLAERIHDFFHATPGPPVNEGEPAPSDGEPTSSDRG
- the leuS gene encoding leucine--tRNA ligase codes for the protein MATDDRQDRYPFRDIEPKWQGVWEKSKQFRVTEDPGRPKYYCLEMFPYPSGRIHMGHVRVYTIGDLLARFKLMRGFNVLHPMGWDAFGLPAENAAIDNGVQPAVWTLENIANMKTQLGRLGMSYDWDRELATCDPSYYRWEQLIFIRMFERGLAYKQRSKVNWCPSCQTILANEQVEAGRCWRCDSEVEAKEIEGWFFKITDYAEELLDWCDRLPGWPERVLTMQRNWIGRSEGAEFDLPVVGRPGLAITIFTTRPDTAFGMTYAVLAPEHPLVDALASDAEERARLAAFKQEVARESEIERLAADRPKRGMRLAVRAINPFTGAEIPLFLADYVLMGYGTGAIMAVPGEDQRDWDFAKQHGLDIIATVKRPEGWQDSQAYTGDGVKINSGFLDGMPVAEAKRAAIDWLVGQSIGRSKINYRLRDWGISRQRYWGAPIPILYCEKCGMVPEREENLPVVLPQNVQISGKGGSPLAGVASFVNATCPRCGGKARRDTDTMDTFVDSSWYFLRYCSPHYEQGMFERAAAEYWMPVDLYIGGIEHAVLHLLYARFFTKVLRDLDLIALDEPFRALLSQGMVIKDGAKMSKSKGNVVDPDDMIRRFGADATRLFTLFAAPPERDLEWTESGVEGASRFLNRLWRFVHAHRDEISAAGPPGPGPLSEAGRAFRRVIHQTVERVTFDIERDFHFNTAISAVMELVNALHDFERDSLDRVAREERAALLREAVDTTVLLLGPVCPHVGEELWTILGRSGSLFTQRWPAADPGVLRREAVEIVVQVDGRVRTRLTVEVGAPEQSIREAALAEDKVRPWIDGRQVAKVVVVPGRLVNIVTSS